In Vespula pensylvanica isolate Volc-1 chromosome 21, ASM1446617v1, whole genome shotgun sequence, one genomic interval encodes:
- the LOC122636403 gene encoding odorant receptor 67c-like — translation MEDFIKRMNIFERTILQRYVDKCAMFHLAMTFSYYTICVAFILGPTILPRPFPTFAEYPFKVESHPIHEIIYFQQAFVGIQAAVGVTIDCQVAFLLWYTGARFEILAIKLINIVNEDELKACIKLHDDLLSYPLSKLLCRYGKNVVKAVRFIILTSIGVSSVCIVFGGVEFLFVGISFRRIIETNYCLFVNALYLTTGRFDNTEITICLVDDRIDLRIVFMLSTSRQSDGNGKSSAVGSAAYRSNWINKSAKMKSSIYFLIQRSQKPVTISVDGIIPPLSLQYYLSFLSASFRYFTTLRAFLIE, via the exons ATGGAGGACTTCATCAAAAGGATGAACATCTTTGAGAGAACGATCCTGCAGAGATACGTCGACAAATGCGCCATGTTTCATCTTGCGATGACGTTTAGTTATTACACGATCTGTGTGGCCTTCATCCTGGGACCGACGATATTACCACGTCCATTTCCAACATTCGCCGAATATCCGTTCAAAGTAGAATCGCATCCCATCCACgagatcatttattttcagcAAGCATTCGTTGGCATCCAAGCTGCCGTAGGTGTGACTATCGACTGTCAGGTTGCTTTTTTACTTTGGTACACAGGAGCTAGATTCGAAATATTAGCgattaaattgattaatatcgttaatgAGGACGAATTAAAAGCTTGCATTAAATTACATGACGATTTACTAAG TTATCCATTGTCGAAATTACTTTGCAGATATGGAAAGAACGTTGTCAAAGCAGTACGTTTTATAATACTCACGAGTATTGGTGTTTCATCGGTATGCATAGTATTTGGGGGAGTTGAATTTCTATTCGTTGGtatttcgtttcgtcgaaTTATCGAAACCAATTATTGTTTATTCGTTAATGCATTGTATTTAACGACAGGCAGATTCGATAACACTGAAATTACAATTTGTCTCGTTGATGACCGGATCGATCTTCGAATTGTTTTTATGCTGTCGACCAGCCGACAATCTGATGGAAAtggtaaa AGTTCTGCTGTCGGATCAGCAGCATATCGGTCTAATTGGATCAATAAGTCTGCAAAGATGAAAAgcagtatatattttttgatacagAGGTCTCAAAAACCTGTAACTATTTCGGTCGATGGTATCATACCTCCGTTATCCTTGCAGTATTATCTATCG TTTCTAAGTGCATCCTTCCGATACTTTACGACTCTCCGAGCATTTCTTATAGAAtaa
- the LOC122636404 gene encoding putative odorant receptor 92a encodes MKFTPEAALNFTRKSVAIIISWPPPINISKKVSILLDIYLFVSFLLSQVLLSTLVYGMYIYDYQLDIVIRSSCVCVTVVQTNIKMLIARLNRTNMQQIVVEMETVIREATPSEKAVLEKYVNRSATLHICLTFGFYLASINMLIGPLFLPQPFPGYSVFPFKTDTHPIYEIAYFAVSYPGLQSSAAATVDCQVAFLLWFAGARFEMLKNEIDEVLNEYDLKKCIIKHNHILIYAENIINTVRYLIFTAVIVASILIVFSGFLFFFVDSFIIKFQFLILDVVAVIQLYLNSNPAENLIEMSTEIGSAVYNLNWTDKSKMIWRNMYILMQRSQKPVILSVGGFLPALSLSYYMSYLSTCFSYFTTMKAMMQ; translated from the exons ATGAAATTTACTCCGGAGGCAGCGTTAAATTTCACAAGGAAAAGCGTTGCTATAATAATCTCTTGGCCACCACCGATAAACATTTCGAAAAAAGTATCGATCCTTTTAGACATCTACCTTTTCGTGTCTTTTCTACTAAGCCAAGTATTGCTATCGACCCTGGTATATGGAATGTACATTTATGACTATCAGTTGGATATTGTAATACGGTCATCATGTGTATGCGTTACAGTTGTgcaaacgaatataaaaatgttaatagcTAGACTCAATCGTACGAATATGcag CAAATAGTAGTGGAAATGGAAACTGTCATTAGAGAAGCCACACCAAGCGAAAAAGCTGTACTAGAGAAATACGTGAACAGATCTGCGACACTTCATATATGCCTTACTTTTGGATTTTACTTAGCAAGTATAAATATGTTGATAGGACCGTTATTTCTACCACAACCGTTTCCAGGTTATTccgtttttcctttcaaaacgGATACACATCCCATTTACGAAATTGCTTATTTTGCGGTATCATATCCTGGTTTACAAAGCTCTGCAGCTGCAACGGTTGATTGTCAAGTCGCATTTTTACTATGGTTCGCTGGTGCAAGATttgaaatgttgaaaaatgaaatagacgAAGTCCTGAACGAATATGATCTCAAAAAGTGTATAATTAAACATAATCATATCCTCAT ttATGCAGAAAATATCATAAACACTGTGCGATATCTTATCTTTACTGCTGTAATTGTAGCATCTATATTAATAGTGTTCAGTggattcttattctttttt GTGGATTCGTTCATAATCAAATTTCAATTCCTTATTCTGGATGTTGTCGCTGTTATTCAATTATATCTTAACTCTAATCCGGctgaaaatttaatagaaatg AGTACCGAGATTGGATCAGCAGTTTATAATTTGAATTGGACTGATAAATCAAAAATGATATGGAGAAATATGTACATTTTAATGCAAAGATCTCAAAAGCCAGTAATACTTAGTGTCGGTGGATTTCTGCCTGCATTGTCTTTGAGTTATTACATGTCG taTCTATCCACGTGTTTCTCATATTTCACAACAATGAAAGCTATGATGCAGTAa
- the LOC122636405 gene encoding uncharacterized protein LOC122636405, giving the protein MESIVKLAAPHDKVILENYVKRCAMLHIFLTFGFYLAGMNIVLGPIFLSQSLPTFAVYPFDMESHPIYEIVYIQQAFTCIQASTGATIDCQVALLLWFAGARFEMLEIEIANTVDEYDLNRCIEKHRQILSYAEKVVKTVRFVILATVGITTILIVFSGLLLLFSDSITVKFQFLVLDIVAIIQLFLNSYPAENLIEMSSAIGLAAYDLNWFDKSRKMCKNLYILIQRSQKPVTVSIAGFIPELSLTYYMSSDSVTVKFQFLVVDIVAISQLFLNSYPAENLIEMSTAIGLAAYDLNWFDKSRKMCKNICILIQRSQKPVTVSISGFLSELSLTYYISAVVINISLSYDPFLLILSKEFIVVFLLIMIFNITPETALKFTKMSVVIMGCWPPPLNATKKQLLLRDIYWWMSFVIATFLLLALINGIYEHRRNTLITIQTTCILAGVCQMCIKMVILRKQRWKFQSIILEMENFVKRANPLEKTILQNYVNRCAVFHLTTTIGFYVICSGLILGPAILSQPFPTFAKYPFQVDSHPIYDIVYFQQAFVGMLATVGGTIDCQAAVLLWFASARFEMLCIELTRFIDLYAEDVVISVRYIIFITTCISTLIMIFGGLQLIFAKSTIVKIQFVILVIGSAIQLFLCSRPAENLSGMSTAIGLSVYNSNWIGQSTEVLKNICILIQRSQKPVIVTISGVLPALSLKYYASFLSSSFSYFTTLRAAVI; this is encoded by the exons ATGGAAAGTATTGTTAAACTAGCCGCACCACACGACAAAGTTATACTAGAAAACTATGTGAAAAGATGTGCTATGTTACATATATTCCTTACTTTTGGATTTTATTTAGCCGGTATGAACATCGTGTTGGGACCAATATTTCTATCGCAATCGTTACCAACTTTTGCTGTTTATCCTTTCGACATGGAATCACATCCCATTTacgaaattgtttatattcaACAAGCATTTACATGTATACAAGCTTCTACAGGTGCAACGATTGATTGCCAAGTCGCACTTTTACTATGGTTCGCTGGTGCAAGATTTGAAATGTTGGAAATTGAAATAGCCAATACCGTGGACGAGTATGATCTCAATCGATGCATAGAGAAACATCGTCAGATACTgag ttaTGCAGAAAAAGTAGTAAAAACTGTACGTTTTGTGATCCTTGCCACTGTTGGTATTACGACCATATTAATAGTATTCAGTGGACTCTTACTCTTATTT TCAGATTCAATTACGGTCAAATTCCAATTCCTCGTTTTGGATATTGTCGCcattattcaattattcctGAACTCATATCCGGcagaaaatttaatagaaatg AGTTCTGCAATTGGATTGGCAGCTTATGATTTGAATTGGTTTGATAAATCACGAAAAATGTGCAAAAATTTATACATTCTAATTCAAAGATCGCAAAAGCCAGTGACAGTCAGTATCGCTGGATTTATCCCTGAATTATCTTTAACTTATTACATGTCG TCAGATTCAGTTACGGTCAAATTCCAATTCCTCGTTGTGGATATTGTCGCTATTAGTCAATTATTCCTGAACTCATATCCGGCTGAAAATTTGATAGAAATG AGTACTGCGATTGGATTGGCAGCTTATGATTTGAATTGGTTTGATAAATCACGAAAAATGTGCAAAAATATATGCATTCTAATCCAAAGATCTCAAAAACCAGTAACAGTCAGTATTTCTGGATTTTTATCTGAATTATCTTTAACTTATTACATATCG GCAgtagttataaatatatctctttcgtACGATCCTTTTCTTCTAATCCTATCCAAAGAATTTATTGTTGTATTTCtgttaataatgatatttaacaTAACGCCGGAAACTGCtttgaaatttacaaaaatgagTGTCGTCATAATGGGCTGTTGGCCGCCCCCTTTAAACGCAACAAAAAAACAACTACTCTTGCGCGACATTTATTGGTGGATGTCGTTCGTAATCGCTACGTTCTTACTTTTAGCATTAATTAATGGGATTTACGAGCATCGTCGGAATACTTTAATCACGATACAAACTACGTGCATTCTCGCGGGTGTTTGTCAAATGTGTATAAAGATGGTGATATTGAGAAAGCAACGTTGGAAATTTCAA TCGATAATCCTGGAAATGGAAAATTTCGTGAAACGAGCTAACCCGTTGGAAAAAAccatattacaaaattacgtGAACAGGTGTGCGGTTTTTCATTTAACTACAACCATTGGCTTTTACGTGATTTGTTCAGGTCTTATTTTAGGACCGGCGATATTATCTCAACCATTTCCAACATTCGCAAAGTATCCTTTTCAAGTGGATTCGCATCCTATATACGATATAGTTTACTTTCAGCAAGCATTCGTTGGAATGTTAGCAACCGTCGGTGGTACCATTGACTGTCAAGCTGCAGTTTTACTTTGGTTCGCTTCTGCGAGATTTGAAATGTTGTGCATAGAATTAACGAGATTTATCGATTT atacgCGGAAGACGTCGTGATATCTGtgcgttatattatttttataactacTTGTATTTCGACTTTGATCATGATATTCGGTGGATTACAACTTATTTTT GCAAAATCAACAATCGTGAAAATTCAATTCGTTATTCTCGTTATTGGTTCAgcgattcaattatttttatgttctcGTCCAGCTGAAAATTTGTCAGGAATG AGCACAGCTATTGGATTATCGGTTTATAATTCTAATTGGATTGGACAATCTACAGaagtattgaaaaatatatgcattttGATTCAAAGATCTCAAAAACCTGTAATTGTTACCATCAGTGGAGTTTTACCAGCGTTATCTCTAAAATATTATGCTTCG TTTCTATCCTCGTCATTCTCGTACTTTACAACGTTACGTGCTGCAGTCATTTAA
- the LOC122636278 gene encoding uncharacterized protein LOC122636278 codes for MCNDIKNIIEMNNNEPSGKASLYLSSQLMYGVTKILLCQTSYLEKSIIELDNMFDKIIETDKRDEERNKKYTDSLNVASTSSEQLHEAFKLLPYEPNIDTKLRNMMHDADCLEFGALTEEELRFFNEPDADFSAEMFERMHITNDASLYNANTLTDSEEFYVPYDRAEKEMIISLVRDDLTLRNEEHRTAFAKTTLPEVTVEELMPDESTYLTPRKRQSAEVTHTETPTKRRRLRFEDVAVPNKDEIATIPETEVVPIPIPTADYSIEPLQDLESIHEDPQKIKIKLKRKRILADKNTKLSHKVIRKWISNVNGHTVVSSFRFCTRMNLYYIKELRQTKIMLCYFLAIKYE; via the exons ATGTG caatgatataaaaaatataatcgagatGAACAATAATGAACCATCCGGTAAAGCTAGTCTTTATTTATCATCTCAATTAATGTACGGTGTtacaaaaatacttttatgtCAAACTTCTTATTTAGAAA aaagtaTTATTGAACTTGATAATATGTTTGACAAGATTATTGAGACTGACAAGAG agatgaagaaagaaataaaaaatatactgaTTCTTTAAATGTAGCTTCAACAAGTAGTGAACAATTGCATGAagcttttaaattattacctTATGAACCTAACATTGATACTAAACTTAGAAATATG atgCATGATGCTGACTGTTTAGAATTTGGTGCTTTAACGGAAGAAGAACTTCGCTTTTTTAATGAACCTGATGCAGATTTCTCAGC AGAAATGTTTGAAAGAATGCACATTACAAATGATGCATCTCTGTACAATGCAAATACTTTAACAGATTCAGAAGAATTTTATGTACCATATGATAGagctgaaaaagaaatgataatatctCTTGTACGTGATGATTTAACCTTGAGAa ATGAGGAACATCGTACAGCATTTGCAAAAACAACATTACCAGAAGTAACTGTGGAAGAACTTATGCCAGATGAGAGTACTTATTTAACACCTCGAAAAAGACAGTCTGCTGAAGTAACACATACAGAAACACCAACCAAAAGAagacgt ttaAGGTTCGAAGATGTAGCAGTTCCAAATAAGGATGAAATCGCAACAATACCAGAAACCGAAGTAGTTCCTATTCCTATTCCTACTGCAGATTATTCTATAGAACCATTACAGGACTTGGAATCAATACATGAAGATccacaaaaaataaaaataaaattaaaaagaaaaagaatattagctgataaaaatacaaaactcAGTCATAAAGTAATACGAAAGTGGATCAGTAATGTCAATGGTCATACTGTTGTAAGTTCATTCAGATTTTGTACaagaatgaatttatattatataaaagaattaaggCAAACAAAAATCATGCTTTGTTATTTTCTAGccattaaatatgaataa
- the LOC122636282 gene encoding charged multivesicular body protein 1b, with protein sequence MSVSQMEKNLFNLKFAVKELERNSKKCEKEEKIEKAKVKKAIQKGNMEGARIHAENAIRQKNQALNYLRMSARVDAVASRVQTALTTRKVTQSMAGVVKAMDAAMKSMNLEKISGLMDKFESQFEDLDVQSSYMENAMSQTTTTNVPQNDVDTLMQQVADEAGLELNMELPPGQLGSIGTSTAVSQEQDELTQRLARLRE encoded by the exons ATGTCCGTCTCTCAGATGGAGA agAATTTGTTCAACTTAAAGTTCGCTGTAAaggaattagaaagaaattccaaaaaatgcgagaaagaagagaaaatagaaaaggccAAGGTAAAAAAAGCTATACAGAAGGGAAATATGGAAGGAGCAAGAATACACGCTGAAAATGCAATTAGACAAAAGAATCAAgctttaaattatttacgtaTGAGTGCTAGAGTTGATGCTGTTGCAAGTAGGGTACAAACAGCGTTGACTACTAGAAAGGTTACACAATCTATGGCTGGTGTAGTCAAAGCAATGGATGCTGCAATGAAGTCAATGAATTTGGAAAAGATATCAGGTTTAATGGACAAATTTGAAAGTCAATTTGAAGATTTGGATGTTCAAAGTTCATACATGGAAAATGCTATGTCgcaaacaacaacaacaaatgtACCACAAAATGATGTTGATACATTAATGCAACAAGTAGCAGATGAAGCTGG tCTTGAATTAAACATGGAACTGCCACCTGGACAATTAGGAAGTATTGGTACTTCTACAGCTGTAAGTCAGGAACAGGACGAACTTACACAACGGTTGGCACGCTtaagagaataa